Below is a window of Hydrogenovibrio crunogenus DNA.
TTAAGAATTCAAGAAACGGTTTTAGCCGGTGTTTGGCGTATTGCAGGGCATGAAGATGGCAATATTATTCAAGCTATTGAAGTTGGAACGGTTCCTGTTGCCATTAGAAATGATACTTTTGCAAAGGCAAATTCAATTATTACGCTTCCTAAAGAGCAGCCTGCAGGCACAATTAATGCGCCGTCTCTATTAACCGAGTTGAGCGATAAATCTTTTGCATACCTTGTTGGCGATGAAGCACATGTTGTTAATCTAACACTGTTACCTCAGTCTCCAGAAGATTTGGATATGTTAGGCGAATACCTTGGTGAAGGACCAACGGTTTTTTTAAGCCGAGGTTATGGTAGCTGCCGAGTGACTTCAACAAATTTAAAACATGTATGGTGGGTTCAATATTTTAATTCAGAAGATAAATTAATTTTAAATACTCTTGAAGTTGTAGATGTTCCAATCGTCACTCAAGCCTCAATAGAAGATATTAGAGAGAGTAGCGGGCGTATAACTGAAATGGTTGAGTCGGTAAAGACAAATGATAAGTAAAAGCTTTGAGGGTTCTTATCTTGGTGATGATTCACAAATAACCGATGAAACCAAGATGGAATGCAAAATCTGTTGGTATGTATATGACCCTGCACAAGGTGATGATTATTGGCAGGTGCAACCAGGAACACCATTTACTCAGTTGCCAGCAGAGTGGCGTTGTCCTGAATGTGATGGCGAAAAAGACCAGTTTATGGTTATTAAGGATTAGTTATGCAAAATGGATTTGATGCTAATGAATGGGTAAATTTAATGCAAAAGCATTACGACTCTGTTTATCAGAAAAGTATGAAAGCAATTCCCATTTGCAACTCAACCATTTTAATTGAAATACCCGTATTACAACAGCTTGCCGATGGCCGTTATTTAGGTGTTATTGTAACCCCTTGGTTTATTAATGCAGTATTTAAGTTAGTAGATAAAGAAGGTAATGATGCTCATAAAACGCAATTTACCGCCAAAGTTTCTGAATGTGTTACGTTAAAGTTTCCGTCTGGTCAATATGAGTTTATTGTGAATTACCAACCTGAGGTTGGCTATTTTTATACTTGCTCCTTAATGTCTGACATGCACGCGCTAGAGAGCCATAAAGTCGCTGTTGATTTTGCTTTAGAGTGTTTTAAATTGATTTTTAATGAAGAGGCTAAAGAGCAAACCAATCAACAACAAGCCATTAAAAAAATCAGAATGGGACAAGCGATGATTGCGGAATCGCAAGATGGTCAAATTCAAATTGTCGATAAGCCTAAACCTAAACCAACAAAAACAGTGCAAGAAAAATTAGACACGCCTGTGTCAAGAAGAGGGATGTTTGGTTTAAAAGGTCAAGATAACCCTGAAATAGAGAACCGAGAATAATCATGCAAGGCCATGTGAATATTGAACGCTCTCCTTTGGCTATTGAATCAAGAAGGCCGTTTAAGTTACAAAAAATATTTACAGGGAAAAGCCCTGCACAAGTAAATGAATTTGTGGGATTAGCATATAGTTTGTGCGGAGAAGCTC
It encodes the following:
- a CDS encoding hydrogenase expression/formation protein, encoding MSQYTDLSIPVSVVGPGTQPSEEDGMQLDYMKMPNDMSVFNAPIIMDDNIESYPVVEDLMNQLMNALTHFKEGDDAVRFDFATFEEKDIQFINKFLGEGEVAVIFNEENRQLRIQETVLAGVWRIAGHEDGNIIQAIEVGTVPVAIRNDTFAKANSIITLPKEQPAGTINAPSLLTELSDKSFAYLVGDEAHVVNLTLLPQSPEDLDMLGEYLGEGPTVFLSRGYGSCRVTSTNLKHVWWVQYFNSEDKLILNTLEVVDVPIVTQASIEDIRESSGRITEMVESVKTNDK
- a CDS encoding rubredoxin, which codes for MISKSFEGSYLGDDSQITDETKMECKICWYVYDPAQGDDYWQVQPGTPFTQLPAEWRCPECDGEKDQFMVIKD
- the hybE gene encoding [NiFe]-hydrogenase assembly chaperone HybE; translated protein: MQNGFDANEWVNLMQKHYDSVYQKSMKAIPICNSTILIEIPVLQQLADGRYLGVIVTPWFINAVFKLVDKEGNDAHKTQFTAKVSECVTLKFPSGQYEFIVNYQPEVGYFYTCSLMSDMHALESHKVAVDFALECFKLIFNEEAKEQTNQQQAIKKIRMGQAMIAESQDGQIQIVDKPKPKPTKTVQEKLDTPVSRRGMFGLKGQDNPEIENRE